The DNA segment CTATCGCCTTGGAGGCGGTTGCTTTTGCAATGCTCTCGTTTGGAGACAACGTACTATCGGCCTCGCTGGCCCTCTTGGCAGCGCTGTTCTACGTCTTCATCTACACGATGTGGTTGAAGCGCTCAACTTCGCAGAATATAGTCATCGGTGGTGCTGCGGGCGCTGTCCCTGTGCTCGTTGGCTGGGCGGCGGTCACCGATTCGCTTTCGTTGGCGGCTTGGCTCATGTTTCTTGTCATCTTTATTTGGACTCCGCCACATTTTTGGGGACTAGCGTTCCGGTACTCTGATGACTACAGCGCCGCTGGAGTTCCTATGCTTCCTTCAGTCGCGACCAGAAAGCGCTCCGCTCGAGACATTCTGATCTACACGTTTGTGTTAGCGATTACTACCGGCGCACTTGGGTTTGCCGCTCACCTTGGTTGGGTGTATGCAGTTGCAGCTGTCGCCTTAAATGCTGGGTTTATCGGTTACGCGCTCAAGCTGTATCGAGATCTGACCCCCAAGGTTGCTATGCGCCTGTTCTCCTACTCGATAACTTATCTATCACTGCTATTTATCGGGATGGCCGTCGATGTCGCGGTGCGAGGTCACTGATGGCCGTCCATGAGCCGCTCGATCGAAGGCGGATATCCCGCTTCGGGCCCAGGGTGTGGATTTTTCTGCTGCTGGTTTCGGTTATTGTTGTGGTGGCGTATGCGGTCTATGCAGCCTCACTGTCTGATACCACCTCCACGACCGCGTCTGCGTCGCTTGGGTCGCTCTCCCAGGTTCAGTCTGGAAAGTCACCGTTGGTTGGCAAACCGGTGCCGAACTTCTCGTTGCCAGAGCTTACTCAGAATGCGAAGCCGTCCTCAGGCTCGGTCTCCCCGTCGGAGTTTGTGGGCCATCCGCTGGTGATCAACTTCTTCGCCTCCTGGTGCACAGCGTGTCAGGCGGAGACCCCGATGT comes from the Ferrimicrobium acidiphilum DSM 19497 genome and includes:
- a CDS encoding heme o synthase yields the protein MRTLPLSEGNWDWTKTVKGYVGLTKPRIIELLLITTVPAMVVAKHGLPSLWSIVITVAGGTLAAGGANAVNMWYDRDIDALMKRTKNRPLVTGAVSPTGALIFAIALEAVAFAMLSFGDNVLSASLALLAALFYVFIYTMWLKRSTSQNIVIGGAAGAVPVLVGWAAVTDSLSLAAWLMFLVIFIWTPPHFWGLAFRYSDDYSAAGVPMLPSVATRKRSARDILIYTFVLAITTGALGFAAHLGWVYAVAAVALNAGFIGYALKLYRDLTPKVAMRLFSYSITYLSLLFIGMAVDVAVRGH
- a CDS encoding TlpA family protein disulfide reductase; this encodes MAVHEPLDRRRISRFGPRVWIFLLLVSVIVVVAYAVYAASLSDTTSTTASASLGSLSQVQSGKSPLVGKPVPNFSLPELTQNAKPSSGSVSPSEFVGHPLVINFFASWCTACQAETPMLASVAQGLGHKVDFLGIDENDTETTKALAFIAKNHVDYPVVTDHASLQGKYLLIGLPTTVFVASSGKVVGVVQGQMSKSVLEHWISRID